A single Triticum dicoccoides isolate Atlit2015 ecotype Zavitan chromosome 2A, WEW_v2.0, whole genome shotgun sequence DNA region contains:
- the LOC119355426 gene encoding agmatine deiminase-like: MVKAMAGCPAKMGFRMPAEWEPHEQCWMGWPERPDNWREHAEPARKTFERTAIAISKFEPVTICASAKQYPRVHELMEHQPNIRVVEMSMNDSWFRDTGPTFITREGGSDIGLAEQTIAGIDWEFNAWGGLGGGCFDDWSLDRSIAKKIVEIERIPRFAHTMVLEGGSIHVDGEGTCITTEECLLNPNRNPHMTKLEIENELKDFLGVTKIIWIPLGLHGDEDTNGHVDNLCCFIKPGVILLSWTDDENDPQYEISVKALSALTQAVDAKGRQIEVVKIHVPGPLYITKEEGEGVLATGHAVPRVPGKRLAASYVNFYPANGGIIAPAFGDKKRDEEAREVLQKAFPDHEVVMVEGAREIVLGGGNIHCITQQQPVRPS, encoded by the exons ATGGTGAAGGCCATGGCGGGGTGCCCGGCCAAGATGGGCTTCCGGATGCCCGCCGAGTGGGAGCCGCACGAGCAGTGCTGGATGGGCTGGCCG GAGCGTCCAGACAACTGGCGGGAGCATGCTGAGCCAGCTCGAAAAACATTTGAGAGAACTGCAATTGCCATTTCAAAGTTTGAGCCTGTCACAATTTGTGCAAGTGCCAAACAG TATCCTCGTGTCCACGAGCTGATGGAACACCAACCGAACATCAGGGTGGTCGAGATGAGCATGAACGATTCCTGGTTCCGTGATACTGGTCCCACT TTTATTACCCGTGAAGGCGGATCAGATATAGGACTAGCAGAGCAAACAATAGCAGGGATTGACTGGGAATTTAACGCATGGGGAG GACTCGGTGGTGGTTGCTTTGATGATTGGAGTCTTGACAGAAGCATTGCCAAGAAG ATAGTCGAGATTGAGAGGATCCCTAGGTTTGCACACACAATGGTTCTCGAGGGTGGAAGCATTCATGTAGATGGAGAAG GTACATGCATTACAACAGAAGAATGCTTGTTGAATCCTAACAGGAACCCTCACATGACTAAACTGGAGATAGAGAATGAGCTGAAAGATTTTCTTGGGGTCACGAAGATCATTTGGATACCTCTGGGACTACACG GTGATGAGGATACAAATGGCCATGTTGACAATTTATGCTGTTTCATCAAACCCGGTGTGATTCTCTTGTCATGGACCGATGACGAGAACGATCCGCAGTACGAGATATCGGTGAAGGCACTATCAGCTCTCACTCAGGCGGTTGATGCAAAGGGGCGGCAGATAGAGGTGGTGAAGATCCACGTGCCAGGGCCTCTGTACATCacgaaggaagagggggaaggtgtTCTTGCAACG GGGCATGCTGTACCGAGGGTACCAGGCAAGAGATTGGCCGCCTCGTACGTGAACTTCTACCCGGCGAACGGCGGGATCATAGCACCAGCCTTCGGCGATAAGAAGCGGGACGAGGAAGCGCGCGAGGTTCTCCAGAAGGCGTTTCCTGATCATGAG GTTGTGATGGTGGAAGGCGCAAGGGAGATCGTGCTGGGAGGTGGGAACATACACTGCATCACGCAGCAGCAGCCGGTGCGCCCGTCATAG